In Mucilaginibacter celer, one DNA window encodes the following:
- a CDS encoding TolC family protein, with protein sequence MKKTRYLFAHFVLLLTLTLHTRAFAQTPADSITGPVTLKQAIDYALRNQPAVKQASIDEQINERDIRIGLSGWLPQVNGSGLYNYYYKGSPQAGASGANIPSNTGSIRNLSTLGVTASQVIYNNDVFLASRAKRYSRQYYKENTLSSQIDVVSDVSKAFFDVLLSEKQLDITIADITRLQRSLKDARNRYNAGVSDPTDYKQATIALNNSLATRKQTEEAIKSKTALLKQIMGVNAETPVSLSYDSTRYEQEISIDTLQTLNVNNRIEYRLLETTKALNNLNVNYYRFGFLPSLSAVGSYQHAYFSHDFSDLYDKSFPTGYVGLTLSVPIFQGTKRLQNLAKARLTVQRTDLDLVNTKNTINTQYTQALAAYKSNYASYRLIRENVDLASDVYKVVSLQYREGVKTYLDVIVAQSDLRTAQLSYYNALFNLLSSKIDLQRALGILPVGEPQ encoded by the coding sequence ATGAAAAAAACCAGGTACCTTTTTGCGCATTTTGTACTTCTCTTAACATTAACTTTACATACCAGAGCCTTCGCTCAAACCCCGGCCGACAGTATTACCGGGCCCGTGACCTTAAAGCAGGCCATTGATTATGCCTTGCGCAACCAACCGGCAGTAAAACAAGCCTCTATAGATGAGCAGATTAACGAGCGGGACATCCGTATCGGTTTATCGGGATGGTTACCGCAGGTAAACGGATCGGGTTTATATAACTATTATTACAAGGGCAGCCCGCAGGCCGGGGCATCTGGTGCAAATATTCCGAGCAATACCGGCAGTATCCGCAACCTTTCTACCCTGGGGGTAACCGCTTCGCAGGTTATCTATAATAATGATGTCTTTCTGGCATCGAGGGCCAAAAGGTATTCGCGCCAATACTACAAGGAAAATACACTAAGCAGCCAGATTGATGTGGTAAGCGACGTAAGCAAGGCTTTTTTTGATGTTTTATTATCCGAAAAGCAGCTTGATATCACTATTGCCGATATCACCCGCCTGCAGCGGAGCTTAAAGGATGCCAGAAACCGGTACAATGCGGGCGTATCTGATCCTACCGATTACAAGCAGGCTACCATCGCCTTAAATAATTCGCTGGCTACCCGCAAGCAAACCGAAGAGGCTATAAAAAGCAAAACCGCCTTGCTGAAGCAAATTATGGGCGTAAATGCAGAAACACCGGTAAGCCTTTCGTACGATTCGACAAGGTATGAACAGGAAATCAGTATTGATACCCTGCAAACGCTTAACGTGAATAACCGCATTGAATACCGCCTGCTTGAAACAACCAAGGCACTTAATAACCTTAATGTTAACTACTACCGCTTCGGGTTTTTGCCATCGCTATCGGCGGTGGGCAGTTATCAGCATGCCTATTTCAGTCATGATTTTTCCGATCTGTATGATAAATCATTCCCAACCGGTTATGTGGGTTTAACATTATCGGTGCCTATTTTCCAGGGAACCAAACGCCTGCAAAACCTGGCCAAAGCCCGGTTAACCGTTCAGCGCACTGATCTCGACTTGGTGAACACCAAAAATACCATCAACACCCAATACACGCAGGCGCTGGCTGCTTACAAAAGTAACTACGCCAGCTACAGGCTAATCCGCGAAAATGTTGACCTGGCATCAGATGTATATAAGGTGGTGAGCCTGCAATACCGCGAGGGTGTAAAAACCTACCTTGATGTAATTGTAGCACAATCAGACCTGCGTACGGCGCAGTTAAGTTATTATAACGCCCTGTTTAACTTATTGAGCAGTAAAATAGATTTACAGCGGGCCCTGGGCATACTGCCGGTTGGCGAACCGCAATAA
- a CDS encoding efflux RND transporter periplasmic adaptor subunit has translation MKHRYIYWLAPAVLLTWASCGKKQKAGTPAMPPTSVYLASAKTAEAVYYDKYQGLVVSINTVELRSQVPGFVTGIFFKEGDVVQKGRVLYEIDKRKYQAAYDQAKANVLSAEANLVKAQKDIDRYNMLLKNDAIARQTVDQATAAFETSKSQVAVAKAALESARTDLSYATITAPFTGRIGISQVRLGSQVGVGTTLLNTISAEHPIGVDVVINEQDINRFYNLQKSSTDSTFKLVLPDGSKYNKPGKVLAVDRGVSNQTGSIRVRIQFPNEEDVLKDGMSCVLQVLNNQSGERVQIPYKAVIEQMGEFFVFTTRDTTVKDTAQDKTVKDRRDTIAKQVKVKLGARVNDNVVVLDGVKQGDNVITDGFQRLRDGGKVTTALAGPPAGAAQKK, from the coding sequence ATGAAACACAGATATATATATTGGTTAGCTCCCGCGGTATTGCTTACATGGGCATCATGCGGTAAAAAACAAAAAGCAGGTACGCCGGCTATGCCGCCAACATCGGTATACCTTGCCAGCGCCAAAACTGCCGAGGCGGTTTATTATGATAAGTACCAGGGCCTTGTTGTTTCTATCAACACGGTAGAGTTACGCAGCCAGGTGCCGGGTTTTGTAACCGGGATATTTTTTAAAGAGGGTGATGTGGTGCAAAAAGGAAGAGTATTGTATGAAATTGATAAACGCAAGTACCAGGCCGCGTATGATCAGGCCAAAGCCAATGTATTAAGCGCCGAAGCCAACCTTGTTAAAGCTCAAAAAGATATTGACAGGTATAACATGTTGTTGAAAAACGATGCTATTGCCCGCCAAACAGTCGATCAGGCAACGGCAGCTTTTGAAACCAGCAAAAGCCAGGTAGCTGTAGCCAAAGCAGCTTTAGAGTCGGCCCGTACCGATTTGTCGTACGCTACTATCACGGCTCCGTTTACCGGCCGCATTGGTATTTCGCAGGTAAGGCTTGGTTCGCAGGTTGGGGTGGGTACTACACTGTTAAACACCATATCTGCCGAGCATCCTATTGGCGTTGACGTAGTGATTAATGAACAGGATATTAACCGTTTTTATAATCTCCAAAAATCAAGCACCGACAGCACCTTTAAACTGGTATTGCCTGACGGCAGCAAATACAACAAGCCGGGCAAGGTGCTGGCTGTTGACAGGGGGGTGAGCAACCAGACAGGCAGCATCAGGGTAAGGATCCAGTTTCCTAACGAGGAAGATGTGTTGAAGGATGGTATGAGCTGCGTTTTGCAGGTGCTCAACAACCAGTCGGGCGAACGGGTTCAGATTCCTTATAAAGCCGTTATTGAGCAAATGGGTGAGTTTTTTGTTTTTACAACAAGGGATACTACTGTTAAAGATACCGCTCAGGATAAAACGGTTAAAGACAGGCGCGATACCATTGCCAAACAGGTAAAGGTAAAATTGGGGGCCCGTGTTAATGATAATGTAGTAGTGCTCGATGGTGTAAAACAGGGCGACAATGTAATTACCGATGGCTTTCAGCGTTTGCGCGATGGCGGCAAGGTAACAACAGCGCTGGCTGGCCCTCCGGCAGGCGCAGCGCAAAAAAAATAA
- a CDS encoding cation diffusion facilitator family transporter: protein MNQQKRIILISLVTGIVLMLAKFGAYFLTASNFVLTDAAESIVNVIASSFAFYSIYLSSLPRDENHPYGHGKVEFFSVFIEGALIGIAGCIIIVKSAYSFFYPNVIHDLFTGAVIIGITGAINGGLGYYMIRKGKELRSMTLDADGRHLLADTVTSGGLVVGLLLIEFTHVLWLDSVLSILVGLYIVYSSYKLVRKSVGGLMDEADTQVVNDIIHVLSEKRRESWIDVHNLRAQKYGHELHIDCHMTLPSYFDLNTVHTEISLVDKMINKDMGIKTELFIHADPCLPDCCHYCSMPNCPIRTEAQTETIAWTMENVVRNKKHFE from the coding sequence TTGAATCAACAAAAAAGGATCATATTAATTTCGCTTGTTACGGGCATAGTGCTGATGTTAGCGAAATTTGGTGCCTACTTTTTAACAGCCTCCAACTTTGTATTAACCGATGCCGCCGAAAGCATTGTAAACGTAATAGCAAGCTCCTTTGCTTTTTACAGTATCTACCTGTCGTCGCTACCGAGAGATGAGAACCACCCTTATGGCCATGGCAAGGTTGAGTTTTTTTCGGTTTTTATTGAAGGGGCTTTGATAGGTATTGCCGGTTGTATCATCATTGTAAAATCGGCCTACAGCTTTTTTTATCCCAATGTAATTCATGATTTGTTTACCGGTGCCGTTATTATAGGTATTACCGGTGCCATAAACGGAGGCCTGGGTTATTACATGATCCGCAAGGGAAAAGAGCTTCGTTCCATGACGTTGGATGCTGATGGCCGCCATTTACTGGCCGATACGGTAACCAGCGGCGGCCTCGTTGTTGGTTTATTGCTGATTGAGTTTACCCATGTTTTATGGTTGGACAGCGTTCTGTCTATTTTAGTCGGCTTGTATATAGTTTACAGCAGCTACAAATTGGTGCGTAAATCGGTAGGAGGGTTGATGGACGAGGCTGATACGCAGGTTGTTAATGATATTATTCACGTGCTGAGCGAAAAACGTCGCGAATCATGGATTGATGTGCATAACCTTCGCGCACAAAAATACGGTCATGAATTGCACATTGATTGCCACATGACCTTGCCAAGCTATTTTGATCTGAACACGGTACATACCGAAATCTCGTTGGTTGATAAAATGATCAACAAGGATATGGGTATCAAAACCGAATTGTTTATCCACGCCGACCCCTGTTTGCCCGATTGCTGCCACTACTGCAGCATGCCTAATTGCCCTATCCGCACCGAGGCGCAAACAGAAACCATAGCGTGGACAATGGAAAATGTTGTACGTAATAAAAAACACTTTGAATAA
- a CDS encoding IS3 family transposase yields the protein MKVEQSQGCSLSLLCSLSGYSRQAYYKRRLLEEEEPIKEELLVQQVIGYRDLQPRIGGRKLFFLLAPFIKAHKLKMGRDHFFRMLGKYGLLNKKRRGKPQTTDSNHWMKKYPDLIKNMVPTRSEQLWVSDITYLELSSEFAYLSLVTDAYSRKIVGFHVSGNLTAEGSILALKMAIEGRQNKKELIHHSDRGTQYCCHDYIKTLQENNIDISMTQSGDPRDNAIAERVNGILKMELLKPSFIDIEDARTAVTQAVNIYNYLRPHSSISMLTPALVHTRKFKLKRLWRNNYKSKPAKREETAG from the coding sequence ATGAAAGTAGAACAAAGCCAGGGTTGTAGCTTATCCCTGTTATGTTCACTGTCTGGGTATTCGCGCCAAGCCTATTATAAGCGACGTTTATTGGAAGAGGAGGAACCCATCAAGGAGGAATTGCTGGTTCAGCAGGTTATCGGCTACAGGGATTTACAGCCCCGTATCGGAGGCCGTAAACTATTCTTCCTTTTGGCCCCTTTTATCAAGGCCCATAAATTAAAAATGGGTAGAGATCACTTTTTCAGGATGCTGGGCAAGTATGGCTTGTTGAACAAAAAGCGGCGTGGTAAACCACAAACTACTGATTCCAATCACTGGATGAAGAAATATCCCGACCTGATCAAAAACATGGTCCCTACGCGCTCAGAACAGTTATGGGTAAGTGATATCACTTACCTTGAACTCAGCAGTGAATTTGCTTATCTGAGCCTTGTAACGGATGCCTATAGCCGTAAGATCGTTGGTTTTCATGTTAGCGGGAACCTTACAGCCGAAGGCAGCATATTAGCATTGAAAATGGCTATTGAGGGGCGTCAGAATAAAAAAGAATTGATCCATCACTCAGATCGGGGGACGCAATATTGTTGCCACGATTATATAAAAACACTACAGGAGAACAACATAGATATTAGCATGACCCAAAGCGGGGATCCAAGAGACAATGCGATTGCTGAGCGGGTAAACGGGATCCTGAAAATGGAACTACTAAAGCCATCGTTCATAGATATTGAAGATGCAAGAACTGCTGTGACACAGGCAGTCAATATTTATAATTACTTACGCCCTCATAGCAGCATATCGATGTTAACACCTGCACTGGTACATACCAGAAAGTTTAAACTCAAACGCCTCTGGAGGAACAATTATAAGAGTAAACCTGCAAAAAGGGAGGAGACAGCCGGGTAG
- the bioA gene encoding adenosylmethionine--8-amino-7-oxononanoate transaminase, translating to MNLTHRDLQVIWHPYTQMKTAQPPIGIVRGEGALLFDEEGKQYIDAVSSWWVNIHGHAHPYIAKKVSEQLHKLEHVIFAGFTHEGAVELAERLLAILPSNQKKAFYSDNGSTAIEVAIKMCLQYWLNKGDQRTKIIAFNNAYHGDTFGAMAVSGRSAFTKAFDSLLFEVEFIDIPTKENIESLKSQISNLKSETACFIFEPLVQGSAGMIMYEAEYLNALMAHCRKEEVLLIADEVFTGFGRTGKPFATNYVEVEADIMCFSKGLTGGTMALGLTTCTQQIYDAFLSDDKLKTLFHGHSFTANPIACASALASLDLFQQPETAENIARIVASHAAFADRIRNHPKVKTIRQTGTIVAMEWETGDNTSYFSSLRDKLYHYFLAAGIILRPLGNVIYILPPYCITNEQLNYVYSKIEQALNEI from the coding sequence ATGAACCTTACCCACCGGGATTTACAGGTAATATGGCACCCCTACACCCAAATGAAAACCGCGCAACCGCCGATAGGCATTGTTAGGGGAGAAGGGGCTTTGCTATTTGACGAAGAAGGTAAACAATACATAGATGCAGTATCATCATGGTGGGTAAATATCCACGGGCATGCGCATCCGTATATCGCCAAAAAAGTATCAGAGCAACTGCACAAACTGGAGCACGTAATCTTCGCGGGTTTTACCCATGAGGGAGCTGTTGAACTGGCCGAGCGCCTGCTGGCCATCCTGCCATCTAACCAGAAAAAAGCGTTCTACTCTGATAACGGCTCTACCGCTATTGAGGTAGCCATAAAAATGTGCCTGCAATACTGGTTGAACAAAGGCGATCAGCGCACAAAAATCATAGCTTTCAATAACGCATACCATGGCGATACTTTCGGTGCGATGGCGGTAAGCGGTCGCAGCGCGTTCACTAAAGCTTTTGATAGTTTACTGTTTGAGGTAGAGTTTATTGATATCCCTACAAAAGAAAATATCGAAAGTCTCAAATCTCAAATCTCAAATCTCAAATCTGAAACAGCTTGTTTTATTTTTGAGCCATTGGTTCAGGGATCGGCGGGGATGATTATGTATGAGGCTGAGTATCTGAATGCATTAATGGCACATTGCCGTAAAGAAGAAGTGTTGTTAATTGCCGATGAGGTATTTACCGGCTTCGGGCGTACAGGCAAGCCTTTCGCTACAAACTATGTAGAGGTGGAAGCTGATATCATGTGCTTCTCTAAAGGGCTTACAGGCGGTACCATGGCCTTGGGTTTAACGACCTGTACCCAACAGATCTACGATGCATTTTTATCCGACGATAAATTGAAAACCCTTTTTCACGGGCATTCGTTTACCGCTAACCCTATCGCTTGCGCATCGGCATTGGCCAGTCTCGATCTGTTTCAACAGCCGGAAACTGCGGAGAATATAGCGAGGATTGTAGCTTCGCATGCTGCTTTTGCCGATAGGATTCGCAATCATCCTAAGGTAAAAACCATCAGGCAAACCGGTACCATCGTAGCCATGGAGTGGGAAACGGGCGATAATACATCGTACTTCAGCTCATTACGGGATAAACTTTACCATTACTTTTTAGCCGCGGGTATTATATTGCGCCCGCTGGGTAACGTTATTTATATTTTACCTCCGTATTGCATTACTAACGAACAACTCAATTATGTTTACAGCAAAATTGAGCAGGCCCTCAACGAAATATAA
- a CDS encoding NUDIX domain-containing protein, translating into MEYFNVRVYGLLLNDDDELLISDEQEYGIRFTKFPGGGLELGEGLIDGLKREFMEECNIEIEVVGHFYTTDFAVKSAFNNSQIISVYYLVRSLTPVNLNIKTAAFDFDGEGEVLQAFRWVPLTALSVTDFEFPTDKRVVELLQNEL; encoded by the coding sequence ATGGAATATTTTAACGTGAGGGTTTACGGCCTGCTGCTGAATGATGACGACGAATTGCTGATAAGCGATGAGCAGGAATATGGCATCCGTTTTACCAAATTCCCCGGCGGTGGCCTGGAATTGGGCGAGGGCCTGATTGACGGCCTTAAACGCGAGTTTATGGAGGAGTGCAATATCGAGATAGAGGTTGTAGGTCATTTTTATACCACCGATTTTGCCGTTAAATCAGCTTTTAATAATTCGCAGATCATCAGCGTGTATTATTTGGTTAGGAGCTTAACTCCTGTTAATTTGAATATCAAAACTGCAGCCTTTGATTTTGACGGCGAAGGGGAAGTGCTACAGGCCTTTAGATGGGTGCCACTCACCGCTTTAAGCGTAACCGACTTTGAATTCCCGACAGATAAACGTGTGGTTGAACTTTTACAAAACGAACTATGA
- a CDS encoding efflux RND transporter permease subunit, translating into MIADTFIKRPVTAIVISLVILIVGILSITSLPIGQYPDITPPTVSVSGNYIGADALTVEQTVATPVEVQVNGVPGMTYLQSNSSSNGQMSMTVNFDVGTDINIAALDVQNRVGIALPTLPQEVQRLGMVVRKRNPSILMLVAMFSPKGSHDVTFTDNYTNVFIKDAILRTKGVGDVVTRADDFSMRIWLNPDKLAALGMTAQEVTAALQEQNAQVAAGTVGATPQLKGQTFEYSVIVKGRLSKPEEFGNVVIRTQPNNGGVVHLKDVARIELGKFNYSGNSFVDGKRASYLLVYQAPNSNSLETADNVYATMNELKKSFPADIDYVVPFEAVTVVKVSVEEVVETLVIALGLVILVVFLFLQSWRTTLIPVLAIPVSIIGTFIFFIPLNFTINTLTLFGFVLAIGIVVDDAIVVVEAVQHYMDEEGMTPKEATQHAMADISAPVIAIALILAAVFVPVGFVPGIVGRLYQQFAITIAISVLISAFVALSLTPALCTLLLKPHKIDEKSTGLNKFFFKFNNWFTRVTGRYRNTVDKSIKNSRYIIIILVCIIIGTILLFRSKPSGFIPLEDDGRVYITYDLPEASSTGRTVDVLNRMMHTLDSVPEIAHYAALGGLNAISFASKSNSATIFVQLKPWDERKEKSQQITALVARLNQKLAKYKEANVVVIQPPAIPGLGSTGGFSFILEEKQAGGDIKVFEKTLRTFLGAINQRKEIARAFSFFTASTPAYQLTIDREKAKKLGVAISDVNTALQTYLGSTYINDFTIYGRNFRVVAQADTSYRTNVQNIGQYFVRNSSGAMVPLSTLTSYKVIENSPLISHYNLFRSAEINGSTKPGYSSGDAITALKETAAQVLPQGYGYEFSGLSREELLSGSKTVYIFALSIGFVFLFLAALYESWSVPFSVLLSVPLGAFGAILFLTFWPDLTNNVYAQIGLITLIGLAAKNAILIVEFAKERVDAGMNLEKATLEAVRLRLRPIIMTSMAFILGVVPLMIASGAGAEARKTIGWTVFGGMLTATSLAIFIVPVLFYLITKGAYGKEKLAELEKNYKPEKGHEPEV; encoded by the coding sequence ATGATTGCAGATACCTTTATAAAACGACCGGTTACCGCCATAGTAATATCACTGGTGATATTAATAGTAGGTATCCTGTCAATCACCAGCCTGCCTATAGGCCAGTATCCTGATATTACGCCGCCAACAGTATCTGTTAGCGGTAACTATATAGGTGCCGACGCATTAACCGTTGAGCAAACCGTAGCCACCCCGGTGGAAGTGCAGGTAAACGGTGTGCCCGGCATGACCTACCTGCAAAGTAACAGCAGCAGCAACGGCCAAATGAGCATGACCGTTAACTTTGATGTAGGCACGGATATTAATATTGCTGCGTTGGACGTACAAAACCGCGTAGGTATTGCCCTGCCAACGCTGCCGCAGGAAGTACAGCGTTTAGGTATGGTAGTGCGTAAACGTAACCCCAGTATTTTGATGCTGGTGGCCATGTTTAGCCCCAAAGGCAGCCACGATGTTACTTTTACAGATAACTATACCAACGTATTTATTAAGGACGCCATTTTACGTACCAAAGGTGTGGGCGACGTAGTTACCCGTGCCGATGATTTCAGTATGCGCATCTGGCTTAACCCTGATAAACTTGCTGCATTGGGCATGACTGCCCAGGAAGTTACGGCCGCCCTGCAGGAACAAAACGCGCAGGTAGCTGCCGGTACTGTAGGTGCCACACCGCAGCTAAAAGGACAAACCTTCGAATATTCGGTAATTGTAAAAGGCCGTTTGAGTAAGCCTGAAGAGTTTGGTAACGTGGTGATCAGAACGCAGCCTAACAACGGCGGCGTGGTGCATTTAAAGGACGTTGCCCGGATTGAATTGGGTAAATTTAACTACTCCGGTAATTCGTTTGTGGATGGTAAACGTGCGTCGTATCTGCTGGTTTACCAGGCACCAAACAGTAACTCGCTCGAAACGGCTGATAACGTTTACGCTACCATGAACGAGCTTAAAAAAAGCTTTCCGGCCGATATTGATTATGTAGTTCCGTTTGAGGCGGTGACCGTAGTGAAAGTATCTGTTGAGGAGGTGGTTGAAACACTGGTGATAGCGCTCGGCCTTGTTATCCTTGTAGTGTTTTTATTCCTGCAAAGCTGGCGTACTACGCTAATCCCGGTACTGGCTATCCCGGTATCCATTATCGGTACGTTCATCTTTTTTATCCCGCTCAATTTTACGATAAATACATTAACGCTATTTGGTTTTGTACTGGCTATCGGGATTGTGGTGGATGACGCGATTGTGGTAGTAGAAGCGGTACAGCATTATATGGACGAAGAGGGCATGACACCTAAAGAAGCTACCCAACATGCCATGGCCGATATTTCGGCGCCGGTAATAGCCATCGCTTTGATTTTGGCGGCGGTGTTTGTGCCCGTAGGCTTTGTGCCTGGTATAGTTGGGCGCTTGTATCAGCAGTTTGCAATTACCATCGCTATCTCGGTGTTAATCTCGGCCTTTGTTGCGCTTTCATTAACGCCCGCGCTGTGTACTTTGTTATTGAAGCCGCATAAAATTGATGAAAAATCGACCGGCTTAAACAAGTTCTTCTTCAAATTTAACAACTGGTTTACCCGGGTAACCGGGAGATACCGTAATACTGTTGACAAGAGCATCAAAAACTCGAGGTACATTATCATAATACTGGTGTGTATTATTATCGGTACGATACTGTTATTCAGAAGTAAACCATCAGGCTTTATCCCGTTGGAGGATGACGGTCGTGTTTACATCACTTATGATTTGCCCGAAGCTTCATCAACAGGACGTACAGTTGATGTATTGAATCGGATGATGCACACGCTTGATAGTGTGCCCGAAATTGCGCACTACGCCGCTTTGGGTGGTTTGAACGCCATCAGCTTCGCAAGTAAATCAAACAGTGCTACCATCTTTGTGCAGTTGAAACCATGGGATGAACGTAAAGAGAAATCGCAACAAATAACTGCGCTTGTAGCACGCTTAAACCAGAAACTGGCTAAATACAAAGAGGCCAACGTGGTAGTAATTCAGCCGCCGGCAATTCCGGGTTTGGGTAGCACGGGCGGTTTTTCTTTTATTTTGGAAGAGAAACAGGCGGGCGGAGATATCAAGGTTTTTGAGAAAACATTGCGTACCTTCCTTGGTGCCATTAACCAGCGTAAGGAGATAGCGAGGGCATTCTCGTTCTTCACGGCCAGTACACCTGCTTACCAGCTAACAATTGACAGGGAAAAGGCTAAAAAGCTGGGCGTAGCAATATCTGATGTAAACACTGCACTTCAAACTTATTTGGGTAGTACCTATATTAACGATTTCACTATCTATGGCCGTAACTTTAGGGTGGTGGCCCAGGCCGACACCAGTTACCGTACCAATGTGCAGAATATAGGGCAGTATTTTGTGCGCAACTCATCCGGAGCTATGGTGCCTTTAAGCACGCTTACTTCGTACAAGGTAATTGAAAACTCGCCGTTGATCTCGCATTACAACCTGTTCCGCTCGGCCGAGATTAACGGTAGTACCAAGCCTGGTTACAGTAGCGGTGATGCCATTACGGCCCTCAAAGAAACCGCCGCCCAGGTATTGCCGCAGGGTTATGGCTACGAGTTTTCGGGCTTAAGCCGGGAGGAGTTATTGTCGGGATCAAAAACGGTATACATCTTCGCATTGTCAATCGGCTTCGTATTCCTGTTTCTGGCGGCTTTGTATGAGAGTTGGTCGGTGCCGTTCTCGGTATTGTTATCAGTACCGTTGGGTGCATTTGGAGCGATCCTGTTCCTTACCTTCTGGCCGGATTTGACTAATAATGTTTATGCGCAGATTGGTTTGATTACCCTGATAGGTTTGGCGGCCAAGAACGCCATCCTGATTGTGGAGTTTGCCAAAGAACGTGTGGATGCCGGTATGAACCTTGAAAAAGCTACCCTCGAGGCTGTAAGGCTCCGTTTAAGGCCAATTATCATGACGTCGATGGCCTTTATATTAGGCGTTGTACCGCTTATGATAGCATCAGGCGCCGGTGCCGAAGCACGTAAAACCATTGGCTGGACGGTGTTTGGCGGGATGCTTACTGCTACATCGCTTGCTATATTTATAGTGCCGGTGTTGTTTTACCTGATAACCAAGGGAGCGTACGGTAAAGAAAAGCTTGCCGAGCTTGAAAAAAACTATAAACCCGAAAAAGGTCACGAACCCGAGGTTTAA
- a CDS encoding pyridoxal phosphate-dependent aminotransferase, with amino-acid sequence MSALSTRIQNLSESATIKMAKLGRELAAKGVDVISLSFGEPDFHTPEHIKEAAKQAMDKNFTYYTPVAGYPDLRKAVVAKLKNENNLDYDAADIVVSTGAKQAIANAVLCLVDPGQEVIIPTPYWVSYSEVVKLAEGKSVFINTTVDTNFKITPEQLEAAITPNTKLFMFSSPCNPTGSVYTKDELEGLAKVFEKHPHVYILSDEIYEHINFVDKHESIAQFDAIKDRVVIINGWSKAFAMTGWRIGYTASTKELAAAFDKMQGQVTSGTCSITQRAGIAAYEGGLESVLEMRAQFKKRRDIVYKLLSEIEGVKVNLPDGAFYFFPNVTSFFGKSYEGRVINDSDDLSLYLLEEGHVATVGGDSFGDPSSIRLSYAAAEDKLIEAMRRLKVALGKLA; translated from the coding sequence ATGAGCGCATTAAGTACCCGGATACAAAACCTGTCCGAATCTGCAACAATTAAAATGGCCAAACTGGGCCGTGAACTTGCCGCTAAAGGTGTCGACGTGATCAGCCTTAGCTTTGGTGAGCCTGATTTTCATACTCCTGAGCATATTAAGGAAGCAGCAAAGCAGGCCATGGACAAGAACTTTACCTACTACACACCCGTAGCAGGCTACCCTGATCTTCGTAAAGCCGTAGTTGCCAAGCTCAAGAATGAGAATAATTTGGATTATGACGCTGCCGACATAGTTGTTTCAACAGGTGCTAAACAAGCCATCGCCAATGCGGTATTATGTTTGGTTGATCCGGGACAGGAAGTAATTATCCCTACACCGTACTGGGTATCATACAGCGAAGTTGTTAAACTGGCCGAAGGCAAAAGCGTTTTCATCAACACCACCGTTGATACCAACTTTAAAATTACTCCTGAGCAATTAGAGGCCGCTATTACGCCAAACACTAAATTGTTCATGTTTTCATCGCCATGTAACCCTACCGGCAGCGTTTACACTAAAGACGAACTGGAAGGCCTGGCCAAAGTATTTGAGAAACACCCACACGTTTATATCCTGAGCGATGAGATTTACGAGCACATCAACTTTGTTGATAAGCACGAATCTATCGCGCAGTTTGATGCTATTAAAGATCGTGTAGTGATCATCAATGGCTGGTCGAAAGCTTTTGCCATGACCGGTTGGAGAATTGGTTACACAGCCAGCACCAAAGAGCTTGCTGCAGCATTTGACAAAATGCAGGGCCAGGTAACTTCAGGTACCTGTTCAATTACCCAACGTGCCGGTATTGCCGCCTACGAGGGTGGATTAGAGAGCGTTTTGGAGATGCGCGCGCAATTCAAAAAACGCCGCGACATTGTATACAAATTATTAAGCGAGATTGAAGGTGTTAAAGTAAACCTGCCCGATGGCGCGTTTTACTTCTTCCCAAATGTTACCTCTTTCTTCGGTAAAAGCTATGAAGGCCGCGTGATCAATGATTCGGACGACTTGAGCCTTTACCTGCTTGAAGAAGGCCACGTAGCCACCGTAGGTGGCGATTCGTTCGGTGATCCTTCATCTATCCGTTTATCTTATGCTGCCGCTGAGGATAAGTTGATTGAGGCTATGAGGAGGTTGAAGGTTGCGTTGGGTAAGTTAGCCTAA